A single Parabacteroides timonensis DNA region contains:
- a CDS encoding RagB/SusD family nutrient uptake outer membrane protein, with protein MKKIIIASCAALAIFGATSCGDDFLSVEPSSSVPIDGYYNSESRIMEAVTAAYDPLQWYDYFSGWAPLSLVYDCMSDDVYVGGGSTSDQGEIHLISQYQSDPIKTIGGAWTTSYSGINRSNLVIANVEAIEMADADKKKLTAEARVLRAWYYSVLWKLWGNVPYYDVNLTFPYIAEQKTAKEVYDLVEADLAEVLDSKVLPMKQPAEWAGRVTQAMASMLYAEYVMYQQDESKYAKALAYMKDIISSGEYSLQPFENLWETEFEWNNETIFDINYIAKGGKRTWDDANFTGGTVVPAMIGIDGLSGSPDYVGGWGFEAVAKEAYDTYEANDKRRDTGILNMDKYIADNAAKGITVTYGGRYQNTGLFLRKYLGRIGGNAGCVGDPDLNWDNNLRIYRYAETLLNAAELATRTGDTGAAKGYLTQVRERAGVAPVDASLDNLLQERRREFVGEGKRYFDLIRFGKAEEVLKAKGGKVLDKKGGSYVKDGIPERVQWTINKKYLPIPQSEIEAAKGTIVQNPY; from the coding sequence ATGAAAAAGATAATTATAGCTTCTTGTGCAGCTCTGGCAATATTCGGAGCAACTTCATGCGGAGACGATTTCTTATCCGTAGAGCCTTCCAGCAGTGTGCCCATTGACGGGTATTACAACTCGGAAAGTCGTATCATGGAAGCAGTTACCGCTGCTTACGATCCACTTCAATGGTATGACTACTTCTCAGGATGGGCACCTTTAAGCCTGGTATACGACTGCATGAGCGATGATGTATATGTAGGCGGCGGAAGTACCAGCGACCAGGGTGAGATCCATCTGATCTCCCAATACCAGTCAGACCCCATCAAAACAATCGGTGGCGCATGGACGACCAGCTATTCGGGTATCAACCGTTCGAATCTTGTGATTGCAAATGTCGAAGCAATCGAAATGGCAGACGCAGATAAGAAAAAGCTGACCGCCGAAGCCCGCGTACTGCGTGCCTGGTATTATTCCGTCCTGTGGAAGTTATGGGGCAATGTTCCTTACTATGATGTGAACCTTACTTTCCCGTATATCGCAGAACAGAAAACGGCGAAAGAAGTGTATGACCTGGTGGAAGCAGACCTGGCCGAAGTGCTCGACAGCAAAGTGCTTCCGATGAAACAACCGGCCGAGTGGGCCGGTCGTGTCACACAGGCGATGGCCTCCATGCTATATGCAGAATATGTGATGTACCAACAGGATGAATCCAAATATGCAAAAGCTCTGGCATATATGAAGGATATCATTTCTTCAGGCGAATACTCCCTGCAACCGTTCGAAAATCTCTGGGAAACAGAGTTCGAATGGAATAACGAGACGATCTTCGACATCAATTACATAGCCAAAGGTGGCAAGAGAACCTGGGATGACGCCAACTTTACCGGAGGCACCGTAGTCCCTGCCATGATCGGTATCGACGGCCTGAGCGGCAGTCCGGATTATGTTGGCGGCTGGGGATTTGAAGCCGTTGCCAAAGAGGCTTATGATACTTATGAAGCCAACGACAAACGTCGCGACACCGGTATCCTGAATATGGATAAATACATAGCCGACAATGCAGCTAAAGGTATAACTGTTACTTACGGAGGCCGTTACCAGAACACAGGCCTGTTCCTACGCAAATATCTGGGACGCATCGGAGGTAATGCCGGTTGTGTAGGTGATCCCGACCTGAACTGGGACAACAATCTCCGTATCTATCGCTATGCAGAGACATTGCTGAATGCCGCCGAACTGGCAACACGTACAGGAGATACAGGTGCAGCTAAAGGCTACCTGACCCAGGTTCGCGAACGTGCAGGGGTTGCTCCGGTCGATGCAAGCCTCGATAATCTTCTGCAGGAACGCCGCCGTGAATTTGTAGGTGAAGGAAAACGTTACTTCGACCTGATTCGTTTCGGTAAAGCCGAAGAGGTATTGAAAGCCAAAGGCGGAAAAGTACTGGATAAAAAAGGTGGCTCATACGTGAAAGACGGTATCCCCGAACGCGTTCAATGGACTATCAACAAGAAATACCTCCCGATCCCGCAGAGTGAAATCGAAGCGGCAAAAGGGACTATCGTTCAGAATCCGTATTAA
- the bglX gene encoding beta-glucosidase BglX — MKTVRSTIFYTGLLALTLMACSQPSGSGKDSLVERQVEELLGKMTLSEKIGQMNQLSPFGSMDEIAGQVRKGEIGSLLNVTDPGKVNEIQKVAVEESRLGIPLLISRDVIHGYKTIFPIPLGQAATFNPQIVQDGARVAAIEASADGIRWTFAPMIDISRDPRWGRIAESCGEDPYLSSVMGVAMVKGFQGDSLNDPTSIAACAKHFIGYGAAEGGRDYNSTFIPERQMRNVYFPPFEAAAKAGCATFMTSFNDNDGIPSTGNTFILKDVLRDEWKYDGMVVTDWASTAEMISHGFCKDEKEAALKSVNAGIDMEMVSGTFIRHLEELVKEGKISEAAINNAVRNILRLKFRLGLFDNPYVNTDQHVKYAPEHLAKAKEAAEQSVILLKNDRETLPFTDKIRTIAVVGPLADAPHDQMGTWVFDGEKIHTQTVLAALKEMYGDKVQFIYEPGLGYSRDKNTSNISKAVRAAARADAVLVCVGEESILSGEAHSLADLHLQGAQSELIAALTKTGKPLVTVIMAGRPLTIKQEVNQSNAVLYAFHPGTMGGPAIADLLFGKVAPSGKTPVTFPKMVGQIPVYYAHNNTGRPASRQETLIDAIPLEAGQTSLGCTSFYMDAGFDPLFPFGYGLSYTTFGYDNLQLTTDKLAANGTLEISFDLTNTGKYDGTEVVQLYVQDIFGSVTRPVKELKGFQRVSLKQGEKKTVTFSLPAEELAFWNIDMQKVVEPGEFNLWVGPNSAEGLQTTFTVE, encoded by the coding sequence ATGAAAACAGTAAGATCAACGATATTCTACACCGGCCTGCTGGCTCTTACCCTGATGGCATGCAGTCAGCCTTCCGGGAGCGGTAAAGATTCACTTGTCGAAAGACAAGTGGAAGAACTACTCGGCAAAATGACCTTATCCGAAAAAATCGGTCAGATGAACCAGTTGAGCCCGTTTGGCAGCATGGATGAAATTGCAGGACAGGTTCGCAAAGGAGAGATCGGTTCGTTACTGAATGTGACGGACCCTGGAAAAGTCAATGAGATACAGAAAGTAGCGGTGGAAGAATCCCGGCTGGGTATCCCCCTGTTGATATCGCGTGATGTCATTCACGGATATAAAACAATATTCCCAATACCCCTGGGACAAGCCGCTACTTTCAATCCTCAGATCGTGCAGGACGGTGCCCGCGTAGCCGCTATCGAAGCATCTGCCGACGGTATCCGTTGGACGTTTGCCCCGATGATCGATATCTCACGCGATCCCCGCTGGGGACGAATCGCCGAGAGTTGCGGCGAAGATCCGTATCTAAGCTCCGTCATGGGTGTAGCCATGGTAAAAGGGTTTCAAGGCGATTCCCTAAACGATCCGACCTCCATCGCAGCCTGTGCCAAACACTTTATCGGCTACGGAGCAGCAGAAGGGGGACGCGATTATAATTCGACATTCATTCCCGAACGCCAGATGCGTAACGTCTATTTTCCTCCGTTCGAAGCGGCAGCGAAAGCCGGATGTGCCACCTTTATGACGTCTTTCAACGATAATGACGGTATTCCTTCGACAGGAAATACCTTTATCCTGAAAGATGTACTGCGCGATGAATGGAAATACGATGGCATGGTCGTTACCGACTGGGCTTCGACAGCCGAAATGATCTCCCACGGCTTCTGTAAAGACGAAAAAGAAGCTGCCTTGAAATCGGTTAATGCCGGCATCGATATGGAAATGGTCAGCGGTACCTTTATCCGCCACCTGGAAGAACTTGTAAAAGAAGGGAAGATATCGGAAGCGGCTATCAACAATGCGGTACGCAACATCCTTCGTCTTAAGTTCCGTCTGGGACTGTTCGATAATCCTTATGTAAACACAGACCAACATGTAAAATATGCACCTGAACACCTCGCCAAAGCCAAAGAAGCAGCAGAGCAATCGGTTATCCTGTTAAAGAACGACCGGGAGACCTTACCTTTCACCGATAAGATCCGTACCATTGCGGTCGTAGGTCCGTTGGCGGATGCTCCTCACGACCAGATGGGAACCTGGGTATTCGATGGAGAAAAAATACATACTCAAACCGTACTGGCAGCCTTGAAAGAGATGTATGGCGACAAGGTACAGTTTATCTACGAACCCGGATTAGGTTACAGCCGCGACAAGAACACAAGCAATATCTCCAAAGCCGTAAGGGCCGCCGCACGTGCGGACGCCGTACTGGTATGCGTCGGGGAAGAGTCTATCCTCTCGGGTGAAGCCCATTCTTTAGCAGACTTACACCTGCAGGGAGCGCAAAGCGAACTGATTGCCGCCCTGACAAAGACAGGGAAACCCCTCGTAACCGTTATCATGGCAGGCCGTCCATTGACGATCAAGCAGGAAGTAAACCAGTCGAATGCCGTTCTCTACGCTTTCCACCCGGGAACGATGGGTGGCCCGGCTATTGCCGACCTGCTTTTCGGAAAAGTGGCACCGAGCGGTAAAACGCCGGTTACCTTCCCGAAGATGGTAGGACAAATACCCGTTTACTATGCCCATAACAACACAGGACGCCCTGCTTCCCGCCAGGAAACGTTGATCGATGCTATTCCGCTGGAAGCCGGACAGACTTCGCTGGGCTGTACCTCTTTCTATATGGATGCCGGCTTCGATCCCCTGTTCCCCTTCGGTTACGGATTGTCGTACACCACATTCGGATACGACAACCTGCAACTGACCACCGATAAGTTGGCTGCCAACGGAACACTGGAAATCAGTTTCGACCTGACCAATACCGGTAAATACGACGGAACAGAAGTAGTACAATTGTACGTACAGGACATCTTCGGCTCTGTTACCCGTCCGGTCAAAGAATTGAAAGGTTTCCAACGCGTTTCCCTGAAGCAGGGTGAGAAGAAAACCGTCACCTTTTCTCTCCCAGCCGAAGAACTGGCATTCTGGAACATAGATATGCAGAAAGTAGTAGAGCCAGGCGAGTTCAATCTCTGGGTCGGCCCCAACAGTGCAGAAGGATTACAAACAACATTCACAGTAGAATAA
- a CDS encoding glycoside hydrolase family 5 protein — MKKNLYLMILLLLVSFTGCRQDAAITDTDTTDMPPEAFMRISGTDLVTPKGQKFFIRGTSLGNWLNPEGYMFGFSKTNSPGRINQMLCEMVGPDFTAEFWKSFKDNYITRDDVQFIAGTGANTIRIPFHYKLFTDEDYMGLTSNQDGFARIDSVVNWCRETGLYLILDMHDAPGGQTGDNIDDSYGYPWLFESEASQQQFCDIWKKIATYYKNEPVILGYELINEPIAPYFSNMEELNGKLEPLYKRVTAAIREVDTNHIILLGGAQWNGNFRPFTDSTFDDKIMYTCHRYGGEATKAAIQEIIDFRDRVNLPMYMGEIGHNTTAWQNAFCHVMQENNIGWTFWPYKKIDESSFVGIKTPENWDRIVAFSEAPRSTYQEIREARPDQEEAKAALMEFIENSRLQNCTIQKEYIRSLSLKAQ; from the coding sequence ATGAAAAAGAATCTATATTTAATGATCCTGCTTCTGCTGGTATCCTTTACCGGATGCCGGCAGGACGCCGCAATAACGGATACAGACACGACCGATATGCCCCCGGAAGCATTTATGCGTATCTCCGGAACCGACCTGGTCACCCCCAAAGGGCAAAAGTTCTTCATCCGGGGAACCAGTCTCGGCAACTGGCTGAATCCCGAAGGTTATATGTTCGGCTTCAGCAAAACGAACTCACCGGGACGTATCAACCAAATGCTGTGTGAAATGGTCGGTCCCGACTTTACCGCTGAGTTCTGGAAGTCATTCAAAGACAATTATATCACCCGCGACGACGTGCAGTTCATCGCTGGGACAGGTGCCAATACCATCCGTATCCCTTTCCATTACAAACTCTTCACCGACGAGGATTATATGGGATTGACTTCCAACCAGGATGGCTTCGCCCGCATAGACAGTGTGGTCAACTGGTGCCGGGAGACCGGGTTATACCTGATCCTCGACATGCACGATGCACCAGGCGGACAGACTGGCGATAACATCGACGACAGCTACGGTTATCCCTGGCTCTTTGAAAGCGAAGCCAGCCAGCAACAGTTCTGCGACATCTGGAAGAAGATCGCAACGTATTATAAGAATGAGCCCGTAATCCTGGGTTACGAATTGATTAACGAGCCTATCGCCCCCTATTTCAGTAATATGGAAGAACTAAACGGCAAATTGGAGCCGTTATACAAACGGGTTACAGCCGCTATCCGTGAAGTGGATACCAACCATATCATCTTGCTGGGCGGTGCCCAGTGGAACGGCAATTTCCGACCGTTCACCGATTCCACCTTCGACGATAAGATCATGTACACCTGCCACCGTTACGGCGGAGAAGCGACAAAAGCCGCTATCCAGGAGATCATCGACTTCCGCGACCGCGTGAACTTACCCATGTACATGGGAGAGATCGGACATAACACGACAGCCTGGCAAAATGCTTTCTGCCACGTCATGCAGGAAAACAATATCGGCTGGACCTTCTGGCCTTATAAAAAGATCGATGAGTCCTCTTTCGTCGGTATTAAAACTCCTGAGAATTGGGACCGTATCGTTGCTTTCTCGGAAGCTCCCCGGAGTACTTATCAGGAGATACGCGAAGCTCGTCCGGATCAGGAAGAGGCTAAAGCGGCTCTGATGGAATTTATAGAGAACAGCCGGTTACAAAACTGTACCATTCAGAAAGAATATATCCGCTCACTAAGTTTAAAAGCACAATAA
- a CDS encoding glycoside hydrolase family 3 C-terminal domain-containing protein: MKLIKYIACSLLLFPAFVQAQQSIPVYLDNNKPIEERVEDALSRLTLEEKVALTHAQSKFCSPGVARLGIPEFWMTDGPHGIRPEVLWDEWEQAGWTNDSCVAFPALTCLAATWNPKIALLYGKSIGEEARYRNKTVLLGPGVNIYRSPLNGRNFEYMGEDPYLAGKIVVPYVQGVQQNGVAACVKHYALNNQEVNRHTTNVIVDDRALYEIYLPAFKAAVQEGKAWAIMGSYNLYKDQHGCHNQYLLNDILKGEWSFDGVVVSDWGGVHNTQQAITNGLDMEFGSWTNGLSNGASNAYDNYYLADPYLQLIREGKVGTKELDDKVRRILRLAYRTNMDRNRPYGSLCSDAHFAAARQIGEEGIVLLQNKNNVLPIDLSRAKKIAVIGENAVKMMTVGGGSSSLKVKYELSPLDGIRKRVGDKAEVVYARGYVGDPSGEYNGVKSGQDLEDNRSPEELIAEAVAVAKEADYVIFIGGLNKSAHQDCEDADRKELGLSYGQDQVIAALAQANKNLIMVNISGNAIAMPWVKEVPAIVQAWYLGSEAGNAIASVLLGDVNPSGKLPFTFPVSLQDVGAHQLGEYPGTPRNDGSNLVDEKYNESIFVGYRWADKQKTRPLFSFGHGLSYTTFEYGKVTADKKAIAKDEPITFTLTVKNTGDREGAEVVQLYISDKKSSLPRPVKELKSFQKVYLQPGEVKQVSFTIGTDALSFFDDGKHEWVAEPGQFETLIGASATDIRSKVAFELK; this comes from the coding sequence ATGAAACTGATTAAGTATATTGCTTGCTCCCTGTTGTTGTTTCCTGCATTTGTCCAGGCACAACAAAGCATTCCGGTTTATCTGGATAACAATAAACCGATAGAAGAACGTGTGGAAGACGCCTTATCGCGCCTGACACTCGAAGAGAAAGTGGCATTGACACACGCGCAATCCAAGTTTTGTTCGCCGGGAGTGGCTCGTCTGGGTATTCCTGAATTTTGGATGACCGATGGCCCTCATGGTATCCGTCCCGAAGTATTATGGGATGAATGGGAGCAAGCCGGATGGACCAACGACTCTTGCGTAGCTTTCCCGGCACTGACCTGCCTGGCTGCTACCTGGAATCCGAAAATAGCTTTATTGTACGGTAAGAGTATCGGCGAAGAAGCCCGCTACCGTAACAAAACGGTGCTGCTGGGCCCCGGCGTAAACATCTATCGCTCACCATTGAACGGACGTAACTTCGAATATATGGGTGAAGACCCTTATCTGGCCGGAAAAATAGTAGTTCCCTATGTACAGGGCGTTCAACAGAATGGTGTGGCAGCTTGTGTAAAACATTATGCACTGAATAACCAGGAAGTAAACCGCCACACAACCAACGTCATTGTAGACGACCGTGCCCTGTATGAAATCTATCTACCCGCTTTCAAAGCCGCTGTCCAGGAAGGGAAAGCTTGGGCAATCATGGGTTCTTACAATCTTTACAAAGACCAGCACGGTTGCCATAACCAGTATCTGCTGAACGATATCCTGAAAGGCGAATGGAGTTTCGACGGCGTTGTCGTTTCCGACTGGGGAGGCGTTCATAATACACAACAAGCCATAACCAACGGGCTCGATATGGAGTTCGGAAGCTGGACCAACGGATTATCCAACGGGGCAAGTAACGCTTACGATAATTACTACCTGGCAGACCCCTATCTTCAATTGATCCGGGAAGGTAAAGTCGGCACGAAAGAACTGGATGATAAGGTTAGACGTATCCTTCGCTTGGCTTATCGCACGAATATGGATAGAAACCGTCCTTACGGCTCACTTTGCTCGGATGCACATTTTGCCGCAGCCCGCCAAATCGGTGAAGAAGGTATCGTCTTATTGCAGAACAAGAATAATGTGCTCCCTATCGACCTGAGCCGCGCAAAGAAAATAGCCGTTATCGGTGAAAATGCCGTCAAGATGATGACCGTAGGCGGTGGTTCTTCTTCCCTGAAAGTGAAATACGAACTCTCTCCGCTGGATGGCATCCGCAAGCGAGTGGGCGACAAAGCCGAAGTCGTTTATGCACGTGGTTATGTAGGCGATCCGAGTGGTGAATACAATGGAGTAAAGTCCGGACAGGATCTGGAAGACAACCGTTCGCCGGAGGAATTAATAGCCGAAGCCGTAGCCGTAGCCAAAGAAGCCGACTATGTGATCTTTATCGGCGGTCTGAACAAGAGTGCTCACCAGGACTGTGAGGATGCAGACCGCAAAGAATTGGGTTTATCTTACGGACAGGATCAGGTAATAGCTGCCCTGGCTCAGGCAAACAAAAACCTGATCATGGTTAATATTTCCGGGAATGCCATCGCCATGCCATGGGTGAAAGAAGTTCCGGCCATCGTACAGGCGTGGTATCTGGGCTCGGAAGCGGGGAATGCTATTGCTTCGGTATTGTTGGGAGATGTAAATCCATCCGGTAAGCTGCCGTTCACTTTCCCTGTCTCTTTACAGGATGTAGGTGCACACCAGTTGGGTGAATATCCGGGTACTCCCAGAAACGACGGCAGCAACCTGGTAGACGAGAAGTACAACGAAAGTATCTTCGTCGGCTACCGTTGGGCGGACAAACAGAAAACCCGGCCGCTTTTCAGCTTCGGCCATGGCCTGAGTTACACAACATTCGAATACGGAAAAGTAACAGCCGATAAGAAAGCGATTGCAAAAGACGAACCTATCACGTTCACCCTGACCGTAAAAAATACAGGTGACCGCGAAGGCGCGGAAGTCGTACAGCTTTATATCAGCGACAAGAAATCATCCCTCCCCCGCCCCGTCAAGGAACTGAAAAGTTTCCAAAAGGTTTACCTACAGCCGGGAGAAGTAAAACAGGTATCTTTCACCATCGGTACGGATGCACTGAGTTTCTTTGACGACGGTAAGCACGAATGGGTTGCCGAACCGGGACAGTTCGAGACACTGATCGGTGCATCGGCAACCGACATCCGCAGCAAAGTGGCATTTGAATTGAAATAA